In Terriglobia bacterium, the sequence ACATTCCACTGATATCGATAGTTAGCAAAGGCGAGATTTATTCCCTGGCAATCCAGTTTGGGTGGGGAGATCAGAAGAAGTCAGCCCTCGAAAAACTTCTGAATCGAATCCCCTTCGCCGATATCAATAGCGACCAAATCATCCAGAGATACGCGGAGATCGACGCCTACAGTCACGGGAAACATCCGACAAAAAAGTGGCCGGAAGGGGGGTCTCCGAGAAATATGGGCAAGAACGATCTATGGATAGCGGCAACGGCTTCGGTCTTGAATGCAACACTTCTATCAATCGACCACGACTTTGATCACC encodes:
- a CDS encoding PIN domain-containing protein, encoding MPTYILDTGILLGYVRGAGYAEYIEKKYAVSHPPNIPLISIVSKGEIYSLAIQFGWGDQKKSALEKLLNRIPFADINSDQIIQRYAEIDAYSHGKHPTKKWPEGGSPRNMGKNDLWIAATASVLNATLLSIDHDFDHLDGIFLKVIYIDQKATVNDVAP